The following coding sequences are from one Eucalyptus grandis isolate ANBG69807.140 chromosome 11, ASM1654582v1, whole genome shotgun sequence window:
- the LOC104426073 gene encoding NDR1/HIN1-like protein 3, whose product MAEKQPHLNGAYYGPAVPPKKNSYHRPGRGGGCVCGCGCCLLKLIFNLVLTVVVAVGLLALIFWLIFRPNLVKFHVTDAELTQFNFTATNILSYDLKLNLTIRNPNRRIGIYYDSIEVRALYEGQRVASNYLTPFYQGHKNTTTLSTAFQGQQVVQLSTSEQSDFNSEQTAGVYDIDMKLYLRVRFKLGKIKTFRIKPRVKCGLKVPLSSSGSAATTTFQTEKCDIDWRIFR is encoded by the coding sequence ATGGCGGAGAAGCAACCCCACCTCAACGGCGCCTACTACGGCCCCGCCGTGCCCCCCAAGAAGAACTCCTACCACCGCCCCGGCCGCGGCGGGGGCTGCGTctgcggctgcggctgctgCCTCCTCAAGCTCATCTTCAACCTCGTCCTCACCGTGGTGGTCGCCGTCGGTCTCCTCGCCCTCATCTTCTGGCTCATCTTCCGCCCCAACCTCGTCAAGTTCCACGTCACCGACGCGGAGCTCACCCAGTTCAACTTCACCGCCACCAACATCCTCAGCTACGACCTCAAGCTCAACCTCACCATCCGGAATCCGAACCGCCGCATCGGGATCTACTACGACTCGATCGAGGTGCGGGCATTATATGAGGGCCAGCGCGTCGCCTCCAATTACCTGACTCCATTCTACCAGGGCCACAAGAACACGACCACGCTCAGCACGGCGTTCCAGGGCCAGCAGGTGGTGCAGCTCAGCACGAGCGAGCAATCCGATTTCAACTCTGAGCAGACGGCTGGCGTCTACGACATTGATATGAAGCTGTACCTGAGGGTGCGGTTCAAGCTCGGCAAGATCAAGACGTTCCGCATCAAGCCGAGGGTCAAGTGCGGGTTGAAGGTCCCCCTGAGCTCGTCGGGGTCAGCTGCCACCACCACCTTCCAGACCGAGAAGTGCGACATCGACTGGAGGATCTTTAGATGA